From bacterium, one genomic window encodes:
- the asnB gene encoding asparagine synthase (glutamine-hydrolyzing) — translation MCGIFGFAGFEDDALLRRMGQVIVHRGPDGEGAYTEPRFSMGMRRLSIIDLEGGSQPIANEDGSLIVCFNGEIYNYRELRDELVKLGHQFKTQSDTEILVHAYEQWGVDSLDHLNGMFAFALWNTRHRELFIARDRAGQKPLYYTQQGGRLLFASEVKSLLESEDVPRALNRQAVDPYLTLRYVPQPETLFEGIRVLPAGHFMRWREGELTIRRYWDVETPGGPYRSEAEDQQELEEVFEDAVHLTMRSDVPFGAYLSAGIDSSLVVAAMARHTDRVKTFSIGFDSPIDETADARNLAARLGCDHHEIHARPEDFEHLPKAIYHLERPIGDVLILAYYLLAETTRREVKVVLSGEGADESFAGYSFHKIIRWTEWAHKVVPGFLTRNVVAPAVANAPVDMLDKLFVYPAHLGKQGRKKTADYLRHYKRRSLNSNYIALKALFDLDERRGLYSEGFRGAATEDWVRGDPQEGPFLDRLLKLQFDDWLQDNLLLRQDKNTMAHSLELRCPFLDHRIIELAFRMPARMKLRGFTDKYVERQLGKKFLPGENVQRSKNPFYFPLEYFHESKAIQDLIRMCLDEERVRQRGLFDPKVVSQLRTRMETGEFIYLKQVMSLVILELWQMIFLDRETLW, via the coding sequence ATGTGCGGGATTTTCGGCTTTGCCGGCTTCGAGGATGATGCTCTCTTGCGCCGCATGGGGCAGGTGATCGTTCACCGTGGGCCCGATGGCGAGGGCGCCTACACCGAGCCCCGCTTCTCTATGGGCATGCGGCGGCTGTCGATCATCGATCTCGAAGGTGGAAGCCAGCCGATCGCCAATGAGGACGGCTCCCTCATCGTGTGCTTCAACGGGGAGATCTACAACTACCGGGAGCTTCGCGACGAGCTCGTGAAGCTGGGCCATCAATTCAAGACCCAGAGCGATACGGAGATCCTGGTCCACGCCTACGAGCAATGGGGGGTCGATAGCCTCGATCATCTGAATGGTATGTTCGCCTTTGCCCTCTGGAACACCCGGCACAGGGAGCTCTTCATCGCCCGGGATCGCGCCGGCCAGAAGCCGCTGTACTACACCCAGCAAGGCGGGCGGCTGCTGTTTGCATCCGAGGTGAAGTCGCTCCTCGAAAGCGAGGACGTTCCGCGGGCGTTGAACCGTCAGGCGGTCGATCCCTACCTGACGCTTCGCTATGTGCCCCAGCCCGAGACGCTCTTTGAAGGCATCCGCGTCCTGCCGGCGGGCCACTTCATGCGCTGGCGTGAAGGTGAGCTGACGATCCGTCGCTACTGGGATGTGGAGACGCCCGGCGGACCCTACCGATCCGAAGCCGAGGATCAGCAGGAGCTGGAAGAGGTCTTCGAGGACGCGGTGCACCTGACGATGAGGAGTGATGTCCCTTTCGGTGCCTACTTGAGCGCCGGGATCGATTCGAGCCTGGTGGTGGCTGCGATGGCGCGTCACACCGACCGAGTGAAGACCTTCTCGATCGGCTTCGATTCGCCGATCGATGAGACGGCAGATGCGCGCAACCTGGCCGCCCGGCTCGGCTGTGATCACCATGAGATCCACGCCCGGCCCGAAGATTTCGAGCATCTGCCGAAAGCCATCTATCACCTGGAAAGGCCGATTGGTGACGTGCTGATCCTCGCCTACTACTTGCTGGCCGAGACGACCCGCCGCGAGGTGAAGGTGGTGCTCTCGGGGGAGGGCGCCGACGAGAGCTTCGCCGGCTACTCCTTCCACAAGATCATCCGCTGGACGGAATGGGCCCATAAGGTCGTGCCCGGTTTCCTGACCCGCAATGTGGTCGCGCCTGCGGTGGCCAACGCACCCGTGGACATGCTGGACAAGCTCTTCGTCTATCCCGCCCACCTCGGCAAGCAGGGGCGTAAGAAGACCGCCGACTACTTGCGGCACTACAAGCGCCGCAGCCTGAACAGCAACTACATCGCCTTGAAGGCGCTCTTCGATCTGGACGAGCGACGTGGCCTCTACAGCGAAGGCTTTCGCGGAGCGGCCACGGAAGATTGGGTGCGCGGCGATCCGCAGGAAGGCCCTTTCCTAGATCGCCTGCTCAAGCTTCAATTCGACGACTGGCTCCAGGACAACCTGCTCTTGCGCCAGGACAAGAACACCATGGCCCACTCCTTGGAGCTGCGATGTCCCTTCCTCGACCATCGCATCATCGAGCTGGCCTTCCGGATGCCTGCTCGCATGAAGCTGCGGGGCTTTACAGACAAGTACGTGGAGCGCCAGCTCGGGAAGAAGTTCCTGCCCGGCGAAAACGTGCAACGCAGCAAAAATCCGTTTTACTTCCCGCTCGAGTATTTTCACGAGAGCAAGGCAATCCAGGATTTGATCCGGATGTGCCTCGATGAGGAACGGGTGCGGCAGCGTGGCCTCTTCGACCCGAAGGTCGTGAGCCAGCTGCGAACACGAATGGAGACCGGCGAGTTCATCTACCTGAAGCAGGTGATGAGCCTCGTCATTCTGGAACTCTGGCAGATGATCTTCCTCGATCGCGAGACGTTGTGGTGA
- the lon gene encoding endopeptidase La has product MSDEMGANGTDTVRIRVFGDEMLEVPAEQPVLPVRNAVVFPGMNVPLTVGRPGSLAALEEAGDGGYLVVASQRDPETENPGMDDLHPVACIARVVRVVDARNEARQALVVGVVRTRMRELPGSPGGLRVAIDPIVEAAETSPEGETARQHVLHLAHQVIEVRDDYPDEWKTMLSQLPTPGLLADLISANLPMSMEERVELLAEPDTAARLWKLASVLEREVTIAETQQALKDEESSDEIDPQRRERLLRRRMRDIESELGEGDEGQREADDLADRLENAELPAEARKHTDRELRRFRALPQHAPDRHLLRTYLECVADLPWSVSTDDHLDLAAARQVLDEDHHDLEKVKDRILEYLSVRLLAPDAKAPILCFVGPPGVGKTSLGRSIARAMGRKFARASLGGVRDEAEIRGHRRTYVGAMPGRILQNLRRAGSHNPVFLLDEIDKLGADFRGDPSSALLEVLDPEQNNTFSDHYLEVPFDLSRVLFIATANSLSTIPPALLDRMEVIELPGYTDRDKLVIARRHLIPKQLEAHGLTSEQAEVTDDAVDLVVHEYTREAGVRNLERNFATLMRKVAARIAGSPEAAPIVADAAFASEALGPPPHLPETAERTTLPGVVVGLAATAHGGDILFIEASSVPGGKGVRLRLTGQLGDVMKESAETALSWVRANAERLGLAEPFANGMEIHLHVPAGAVPKDGPSAGAALSAAIVSVLSERRARGDVAMTGEISLRGRVLPVGGIKEKLLAAARAGVTTVLIPRRNEKDLVEVPDEVREKLDIRSLDTIEDALQGVLEPE; this is encoded by the coding sequence TTGAGCGACGAAATGGGCGCGAATGGCACGGACACGGTCCGCATTCGTGTGTTCGGGGACGAGATGCTGGAGGTGCCTGCCGAGCAGCCTGTGCTGCCGGTGCGCAACGCGGTGGTGTTCCCGGGCATGAACGTGCCCCTCACGGTGGGCCGCCCCGGCTCGCTGGCCGCCCTCGAGGAAGCCGGCGATGGTGGCTACCTGGTCGTCGCCTCCCAGCGGGATCCGGAAACCGAAAACCCTGGCATGGACGATCTCCACCCGGTGGCGTGTATCGCCCGGGTCGTGCGGGTGGTGGATGCGCGCAACGAGGCGCGCCAGGCGCTCGTGGTCGGCGTAGTCCGGACGCGAATGCGCGAGCTCCCGGGAAGCCCCGGCGGCCTGAGGGTTGCCATCGACCCGATCGTGGAGGCGGCGGAGACCAGCCCGGAGGGCGAGACGGCCCGGCAGCACGTGTTGCATCTGGCCCACCAGGTCATCGAGGTACGCGACGACTACCCGGACGAGTGGAAGACGATGCTGAGCCAGCTTCCCACGCCCGGGCTCCTGGCCGATCTGATTTCCGCGAATCTGCCCATGAGCATGGAAGAGCGGGTAGAGCTGCTGGCCGAGCCCGATACCGCGGCCCGGCTCTGGAAGCTGGCCAGCGTTCTCGAGCGTGAGGTGACGATCGCGGAGACGCAGCAGGCACTGAAGGACGAAGAATCGAGCGACGAGATCGACCCGCAACGCCGCGAGAGACTCTTGCGAAGACGCATGCGGGATATCGAATCAGAGCTTGGCGAAGGCGATGAAGGTCAACGCGAGGCGGACGATCTCGCCGATCGGTTGGAGAACGCGGAACTGCCTGCCGAGGCCCGCAAGCATACGGACCGGGAGCTGCGACGCTTCCGCGCCCTGCCCCAGCACGCGCCCGATCGTCACCTGCTGCGTACCTACCTGGAATGCGTGGCGGATCTGCCCTGGTCGGTCTCTACCGACGATCATCTCGATCTGGCCGCTGCCCGACAGGTCCTGGACGAGGACCACCACGATCTCGAGAAGGTGAAGGATCGCATTCTCGAATACCTTTCCGTGCGCTTGCTCGCGCCGGACGCGAAGGCGCCGATCCTTTGCTTCGTCGGGCCACCGGGCGTCGGCAAGACGTCCCTCGGGCGCTCGATCGCCCGCGCCATGGGCCGGAAGTTTGCCCGGGCTTCCCTCGGCGGTGTTCGCGACGAGGCGGAGATCCGCGGCCATCGGCGCACCTACGTCGGCGCGATGCCCGGCCGCATCCTGCAGAATCTGCGACGGGCAGGCTCGCACAACCCGGTCTTCCTGCTCGACGAGATCGACAAGCTCGGAGCGGATTTTCGCGGAGATCCTTCGTCCGCACTCCTCGAAGTGCTCGACCCGGAGCAGAACAACACGTTCTCCGATCACTACCTCGAGGTGCCCTTCGATCTTTCGCGGGTGCTCTTCATCGCGACCGCCAATTCCCTCTCGACCATTCCCCCGGCCTTGCTCGACCGAATGGAAGTGATCGAGCTGCCCGGCTACACCGATCGCGACAAGCTCGTGATCGCCCGCCGCCACCTGATCCCCAAGCAGCTCGAAGCCCACGGCCTGACATCGGAACAGGCTGAGGTGACCGACGACGCGGTCGATCTGGTGGTCCACGAATACACCCGGGAGGCCGGTGTCCGAAACCTCGAACGGAACTTCGCCACCTTGATGCGAAAGGTCGCCGCCCGCATTGCCGGCTCCCCGGAAGCCGCGCCGATCGTTGCCGATGCGGCCTTCGCCTCCGAGGCACTCGGTCCGCCGCCTCATCTTCCGGAGACCGCCGAGCGGACGACGCTGCCTGGCGTGGTCGTCGGTCTGGCGGCCACGGCCCACGGTGGCGACATCCTGTTCATCGAAGCCTCCTCCGTGCCCGGAGGGAAAGGCGTCCGCTTGCGGCTCACCGGCCAGCTCGGTGATGTCATGAAGGAATCCGCCGAGACCGCTCTTTCGTGGGTTCGCGCCAATGCAGAACGCCTGGGTCTGGCCGAGCCGTTTGCGAACGGCATGGAGATCCACCTCCACGTTCCCGCCGGAGCCGTCCCCAAGGACGGCCCCTCCGCAGGCGCGGCGCTCTCGGCTGCAATCGTGTCGGTGCTTTCAGAACGCCGAGCCCGGGGCGACGTGGCCATGACCGGCGAGATCTCCCTGCGCGGACGCGTCCTGCCGGTCGGCGGCATCAAGGAGAAGCTCCTCGCTGCGGCCCGCGCCGGTGTCACCACTGTGCTGATCCCCCGACGCAACGAAAAAGATCTCGTCGAAGTCCCCGATGAAGTGCGCGAAAAGCTCGACATCCGCTCTCTCGACACCATCGAGGACGCCCTGCAAGGCGTCCTCGAACCCGAATAA
- a CDS encoding UbiA prenyltransferase family protein produces MNEETLAYRDNPRFWPYIQIARIDHWFKNVFMLLGVFVAFFVDPSLFGWSSVPVLLLALFATCLTASSNYVLNETLDAAFDRKHPTKRRRPAANWEIRRRYALIEWLVLGAIGIGLGLLVNVPFTASLIALWVMGVFYNVRPMRTKEVPYIDVLSESVNNPIRLLLGWFALIPHSFPPLTLILAYWMVGAFFMAMKRFAEYREIGNPGVAARYRQSFAYYDEPRLLISLFFYAIASALFSGMFIVRYHLELILVVPLLAGFFAYYMQLGLKPNSPVQNPERLYRERGFALYMLATMAFGALLMLTEIPALYDLFNVELAKAPALWTLGRP; encoded by the coding sequence ATGAACGAGGAGACGCTCGCCTACCGGGACAACCCGCGCTTCTGGCCCTATATCCAGATCGCTCGGATCGACCATTGGTTCAAGAACGTTTTCATGCTGCTCGGCGTGTTCGTGGCGTTCTTCGTGGATCCGAGCCTGTTCGGCTGGTCGAGCGTTCCGGTCCTGCTCCTGGCGCTGTTTGCCACCTGCCTCACGGCCAGCAGCAACTACGTCCTGAACGAGACCCTGGATGCGGCCTTCGACCGGAAGCATCCGACCAAGCGTCGTCGTCCGGCCGCCAACTGGGAGATCCGCCGCCGCTACGCGCTCATCGAGTGGCTGGTGCTCGGGGCGATCGGCATCGGCCTGGGGCTGCTGGTGAACGTGCCGTTCACCGCCTCTCTCATCGCCCTGTGGGTGATGGGCGTGTTCTACAACGTGCGCCCGATGCGGACCAAGGAAGTTCCGTACATCGACGTCCTGTCGGAATCGGTGAACAACCCGATCCGGTTGCTGCTTGGATGGTTCGCCCTCATTCCCCACAGCTTCCCGCCGCTCACGTTGATCCTGGCGTACTGGATGGTGGGCGCATTCTTCATGGCCATGAAACGCTTCGCAGAATACCGGGAGATCGGGAACCCGGGCGTGGCAGCTCGTTATCGCCAATCGTTTGCCTACTACGACGAGCCGCGCCTCCTGATCAGCCTCTTCTTTTACGCGATCGCGAGTGCGCTCTTCTCGGGCATGTTCATCGTCCGCTACCACCTGGAGCTGATCCTGGTGGTACCGCTGCTGGCGGGCTTCTTTGCCTACTACATGCAGCTCGGCCTCAAGCCGAACAGCCCGGTGCAGAACCCGGAACGGCTCTACCGCGAACGCGGCTTTGCGCTCTACATGCTGGCGACCATGGCTTTCGGGGCGCTTCTGATGCTCACCGAAATCCCCGCGCTCTACGACCTCTTCAACGTCGAGCTTGCCAAAGCCCCAGCGCTCTGGACCCTGGGCCGCCCCTAA
- a CDS encoding NAD-dependent epimerase/dehydratase family protein encodes MILITGGAGVVGRRLCKGLIEKGFEIRVLDRPGTSLPGLDVDLVHGDITDPTTLEGLFDGVETVYHLAAVILPPDDSWFQRVNVEGTRNVIEAATEAGVKHFVLISSASVVYPHTTAYSLSKRQTEAMISSQTAMAYTIIRPTLVYDENGGEEFMRYLDQLKSWPIVPIIGDGKALKNPVHTDDIMDGLIAIAGNEKTHGKTYAFSGGEELGMWELSKLMLAHQGMSRPFVKIPVWAAKVVAWVLGMVMAKPPISWQMIAGVIQDANLSHANATEDFGYDPKGVHEGFQICWPR; translated from the coding sequence ATGATTCTGATTACTGGTGGTGCAGGCGTGGTAGGTCGGCGGCTCTGCAAGGGCCTCATCGAAAAAGGCTTCGAGATTCGAGTTCTCGATCGGCCGGGCACGAGTCTTCCGGGCCTGGATGTCGATCTCGTACACGGGGACATCACGGATCCGACGACCCTGGAGGGGCTCTTCGATGGCGTCGAGACGGTCTACCACCTGGCAGCCGTGATCCTGCCTCCGGACGACTCCTGGTTCCAGCGGGTGAATGTGGAGGGCACCCGCAACGTGATCGAAGCTGCGACGGAAGCCGGGGTGAAGCATTTCGTGTTGATCTCGTCCGCTTCGGTCGTCTATCCGCATACCACGGCCTACTCGCTTTCGAAGCGCCAGACCGAGGCGATGATCTCCTCTCAGACAGCCATGGCGTACACGATCATTCGTCCGACGCTGGTGTACGACGAGAACGGTGGCGAAGAGTTCATGCGCTACCTCGATCAGTTGAAGAGCTGGCCGATCGTGCCGATCATCGGGGACGGCAAGGCCTTGAAGAATCCGGTGCATACGGACGACATCATGGACGGCTTGATCGCCATCGCCGGAAACGAGAAGACCCACGGCAAGACCTACGCCTTCAGCGGTGGCGAAGAACTCGGCATGTGGGAGCTCTCGAAGCTCATGCTCGCCCATCAGGGGATGAGCCGTCCGTTCGTGAAGATCCCCGTCTGGGCGGCCAAGGTCGTCGCCTGGGTGCTGGGCATGGTGATGGCCAAGCCGCCGATCTCGTGGCAGATGATCGCCGGTGTCATCCAGGACGCGAACCTGAGCCACGCGAACGCCACGGAGGATTTTGGCTACGACCCCAAGGGCGTGCATGAGGGCTTCCAGATCTGCTGGCCTCGTTAG